The following proteins come from a genomic window of bacterium:
- a CDS encoding (2Fe-2S)-binding protein — translation MHAPETEGRRPLAFSLNGHPVEVWASPHETLLAVLRDTLGATEVKYGCGEGVCGTCTILLDDAPVNACLLLALQAHGRSVTTVRGLRSAEGLHPLQRAFLEREAAQCGFCTPGMLLVAYAFLREHPAPTRAQIRTALAGNLCRCTGYTRIVDAVESCAAVPARSERDDP, via the coding sequence ATGCACGCCCCCGAGACCGAGGGCCGACGCCCCTTAGCGTTCTCTCTGAACGGACATCCGGTCGAGGTCTGGGCATCGCCCCACGAAACCCTGCTCGCGGTCCTGCGCGACACCCTTGGCGCCACGGAGGTGAAGTACGGCTGCGGCGAAGGCGTGTGCGGGACCTGCACGATTCTCCTCGACGACGCCCCCGTCAACGCATGCCTGCTGCTCGCCCTCCAGGCGCACGGCCGGTCGGTCACGACGGTACGGGGGTTGCGCAGCGCCGAAGGCCTCCACCCCCTCCAGCGCGCCTTCCTCGAGCGCGAGGCGGCGCAGTGCGGGTTCTGCACCCCCGGAATGCTGCTCGTGGCGTACGCCTTCCTCCGAGAGCATCCGGCCCCGACCCGCGCACAGATCCGGACGGCCCTGGCGGGCAACCTCTGTCGCTGCACGGGGTACACGCGCATCGTGGACGCGGTGGAATCGTGCGCGGCTGTGCCAGCCCGTTCGGAGCGGGACGACCCGTAG